One region of Acidobacteriota bacterium genomic DNA includes:
- a CDS encoding nitrate reductase produces MSKVENLASIIDRFGPHLHDEPIGGWSAERKVDKMVPTHCPYCGMQCGMNLLVEKNHVVGVEPRYDFPVNEGRLCPKGVTAYLQTHHPDRLEYPLIKQNGNFERASWDEALDLIVAKFKGLQEKYGKDSIAVYSGSSLTTEKTYLVGKFARLGLQTRYIDYNGRLCMASAAGGNNKAFGIDRAANPWSDIPHAEVLIIAGANCAETFPILNGFLWKQRDNGGVWIVIDPRETATARQGDLHLQLKPGTDVAVANGILNVLINENLIDQAFIDSRTNDWEAARAAALNYPPDVASEISGVPAGKIIQAARLYGRAKTGMIMHARGIEHHSNGTENVLSYINIALATGKIGSEGRGYGTITGQGNGQGGREHGQKADQLPGYRSMLNPEHRKYIAEVWGIDESEMPEPGVSAVELFNKMREGEIKGLLSICSNMMVSLPDTNQVRKSLEGLEFNVCIDFFMSESARYADVVLPGTTWSEDEGTTTSGEGRVIKINQAIDPPGEARHDWRALQEIAHRMGRGKYFQFESPREIFDELRVASKGGKADYFGVTYEKIDKQDGVFWPCPTEESTGTPRLFEERFAHDDGKARFHAIEYKGAAEKPDEEYPLIFTSGRIVHQYLSGNQTRRIGFLVQQCPEPFVEMHPETAMRYKINDGERVKVISRRGEGIFPALVVKTIRPDTIFIPYHWGEELAANQITNAALDPTSKIPEFKACAARLEKIHTRELPILGEVRKGTSQNEVQKGK; encoded by the coding sequence ATGTCAAAAGTTGAGAATCTCGCAAGTATCATTGATCGTTTCGGCCCTCATTTGCACGATGAGCCTATAGGCGGTTGGAGCGCCGAACGAAAAGTCGACAAGATGGTGCCCACCCACTGTCCGTATTGCGGAATGCAGTGTGGCATGAATCTGCTGGTTGAAAAGAATCATGTTGTCGGCGTAGAACCGCGTTACGATTTTCCGGTAAACGAGGGCCGATTGTGTCCAAAGGGAGTGACGGCGTATCTACAGACACATCATCCCGATCGGCTGGAATACCCGCTGATAAAACAAAATGGCAATTTCGAGCGAGCGAGCTGGGACGAGGCTCTCGATCTGATCGTGGCGAAATTTAAGGGGCTGCAGGAAAAATACGGAAAGGATTCAATCGCTGTTTATTCAGGCTCGTCGCTGACGACCGAAAAGACATATCTCGTCGGTAAATTCGCCCGCCTTGGTTTGCAGACCAGATACATTGATTACAATGGACGACTTTGCATGGCGTCCGCTGCAGGCGGCAATAACAAGGCGTTCGGCATCGACCGGGCGGCAAATCCATGGAGCGATATACCGCACGCCGAGGTTCTGATAATCGCCGGAGCAAACTGTGCTGAAACGTTTCCCATCCTTAACGGATTCCTTTGGAAACAACGTGATAACGGCGGCGTCTGGATCGTAATCGATCCCCGCGAGACCGCGACAGCTCGTCAAGGCGATCTGCATTTACAGCTCAAGCCCGGAACGGATGTGGCCGTTGCGAATGGCATCTTGAATGTCCTGATCAATGAGAACCTCATCGATCAGGCGTTTATCGACAGCCGCACTAATGACTGGGAAGCGGCCAGGGCGGCGGCATTGAATTATCCACCCGATGTCGCTTCAGAGATCTCCGGTGTCCCGGCGGGGAAGATCATTCAGGCCGCTCGCCTCTACGGTCGTGCAAAGACCGGAATGATCATGCATGCCCGCGGCATCGAGCATCACTCGAACGGGACGGAGAACGTGCTGAGTTATATCAATATCGCACTTGCGACCGGTAAGATCGGCTCGGAAGGCCGCGGCTACGGCACGATCACCGGTCAGGGCAACGGCCAGGGCGGCCGTGAGCATGGACAGAAGGCCGACCAACTTCCGGGCTATCGGTCGATGCTTAATCCTGAACATCGGAAGTACATTGCCGAGGTTTGGGGGATCGACGAATCTGAAATGCCTGAACCTGGCGTATCCGCCGTCGAGCTGTTTAACAAAATGCGGGAAGGCGAGATCAAAGGCCTTCTCTCGATATGCAGCAACATGATGGTCTCGCTGCCGGATACCAATCAGGTGCGGAAGTCGCTCGAGGGACTCGAATTTAACGTCTGCATCGACTTCTTTATGTCCGAGAGCGCCCGTTATGCCGACGTTGTCCTCCCCGGTACAACATGGTCCGAAGACGAAGGTACGACCACCAGCGGCGAGGGCCGCGTGATAAAGATCAATCAAGCGATAGACCCGCCCGGTGAGGCTCGCCACGATTGGCGCGCCCTCCAGGAGATCGCTCATAGGATGGGTCGCGGAAAGTACTTTCAATTTGAGTCTCCTCGGGAGATATTTGACGAGCTCCGAGTCGCTTCCAAGGGTGGGAAGGCAGATTATTTCGGGGTCACTTACGAAAAGATCGACAAACAGGACGGCGTGTTCTGGCCATGCCCAACCGAGGAAAGCACGGGGACGCCGCGTCTTTTCGAGGAACGTTTCGCTCACGATGACGGCAAGGCAAGATTTCACGCGATCGAATATAAAGGTGCCGCAGAGAAACCCGATGAAGAGTATCCTTTGATCTTTACCAGCGGGCGTATCGTTCACCAGTATTTGTCGGGCAATCAGACCCGGCGTATTGGCTTTCTTGTTCAGCAGTGTCCGGAGCCATTCGTTGAGATGCATCCTGAAACCGCAATGAGATACAAGATCAACGATGGCGAGCGGGTCAAGGTGATCTCGCGTCGCGGTGAAGGTATATTCCCCGCTCTGGTAGTAAAAACCATCAGGCCCGATACGATCTTTATCCCGTACCACTGGGGAGAGGAACTCGCGGCAAATCAGATAACCAACGCCGCACTCGACCCGACCTCGAAAATACCGGAATTCAAAGCATGTGCCGCCCGTCTCGAGAAAATACACACGAGAGAATTGCCGATACTGGGCGAGGTGCGAAAGGGAACGTCGCAAAATGAAGTGCAGAAAGGAAAATAG
- a CDS encoding 4Fe-4S dicluster domain-containing protein, with the protein MNETMFIDPQRCIGCRSCVAACRECSTHKGYSMIFVDYIDRSETTATMPTICMHCEEPTCALVCPADAIKQNEDGVVMSALKPRCLDCRNCVNACPFGVPKYNSAMHLQMKCDMCYDRTSEGLKPMCASVCPTGAISFGTYEQIVPLRRTKPVNAHVFGNQSVKTKVYMMLPTDADEVSVDGCGVFEGQTALDGANVSEESWIDTQVEESNKSNEF; encoded by the coding sequence ATGAATGAAACGATGTTTATCGATCCGCAGCGATGCATAGGGTGTAGGTCCTGTGTAGCCGCATGCCGCGAGTGTTCGACGCATAAGGGTTACTCGATGATCTTCGTCGACTATATCGACCGCAGCGAGACGACCGCTACCATGCCCACCATATGTATGCACTGCGAAGAGCCGACTTGTGCGCTGGTTTGCCCCGCGGACGCGATCAAACAAAATGAAGATGGCGTGGTCATGTCTGCACTGAAGCCACGATGCCTCGATTGCCGCAATTGTGTGAACGCGTGCCCTTTCGGTGTGCCGAAATATAATTCCGCGATGCATCTGCAGATGAAATGCGACATGTGCTACGACCGAACGAGCGAGGGTCTCAAGCCTATGTGCGCAAGCGTCTGTCCGACAGGAGCAATTTCGTTCGGTACTTATGAACAGATCGTTCCGCTACGTAGAACTAAGCCCGTCAATGCTCACGTTTTTGGCAATCAAAGCGTTAAGACAAAAGTCTACATGATGCTGCCGACTGACGCTGATGAGGTAAGCGTCGACGGGTGCGGCGTTTTCGAGGGACAGACAGCGCTTGACGGAGCTAACGTAAGCGAAGAATCGTGGATAGATACTCAAGTGGAGGAATCCAATAAGAGCAATGAATTCTAA
- a CDS encoding Rieske (2Fe-2S) protein translates to MSIEPGSALNFAYPSEEDTAILIRDTDGTYAAFGQKCTHLSCPVYYSQANDRLECPCHNGGFSSKTGEVLYGPPPRPLDRIELETINGEIFAVKREVRGNEG, encoded by the coding sequence ATGAGCATCGAACCCGGATCAGCCTTGAATTTCGCGTACCCCTCGGAGGAAGATACCGCGATCCTGATACGCGACACCGACGGCACCTATGCTGCCTTTGGGCAGAAATGCACGCATCTGTCTTGCCCGGTCTACTATTCACAAGCAAACGACCGTCTCGAATGCCCGTGTCACAATGGTGGTTTCAGCTCCAAGACAGGCGAGGTATTGTATGGCCCGCCGCCGCGTCCGCTCGACAGAATTGAGCTTGAGACGATCAATGGTGAAATTTTTGCAGTTAAAAGAGAGGTGCGTGGCAATGAAGGATAA
- the nrfH gene encoding cytochrome c nitrite reductase small subunit: protein MNLQFLKLAVLGIAVGGALAIGVYTFVYAKGYSYLSNDPGNCVNCHIMNEQFDGWQKGSHKNVATCNDCHTPHDTIGKYMTKASNGFWHSYYFTTNTFHEPIQLTERSRQITEESCRHCHQNMVDAITVSLDKKHTDEVSCLRCHRSVGHLH, encoded by the coding sequence ATTAACCTTCAATTCTTAAAACTAGCCGTTTTAGGCATCGCGGTAGGCGGAGCACTTGCGATCGGGGTTTACACCTTTGTGTACGCCAAGGGATATTCGTATCTTTCGAACGACCCTGGAAACTGCGTTAATTGCCACATCATGAATGAACAATTTGATGGTTGGCAGAAGGGTAGCCATAAGAACGTCGCGACCTGTAATGATTGTCACACGCCCCACGATACCATTGGAAAATATATGACCAAAGCCTCGAACGGCTTTTGGCATTCCTATTATTTCACCACTAATACTTTTCATGAACCGATTCAGTTGACCGAGCGAAGCCGGCAGATCACCGAAGAATCCTGTCGGCACTGTCATCAGAATATGGTTGATGCAATAACCGTTTCATTAGATAAAAAGCATACGGATGAGGTGTCTTGTCTCAGGTGCCATCGTTCAGTGGGGCACTTACATTAA